The DNA window CTGACTATTGGACTTAAGTTTTGcaactgcaacttttctctgcaacgttctaaacgGTTTCGTTTgcaaatcattggtctgaactgggcttatgTAAGCTTCAATTAAGGATTCAAATTAATCACATACTTAATTTGAGTAACTCACAAATTACTCAAATTGCTCAAAACTGTCGATAAAGCTTTTTATAATCAATTAAAAAATCTTTTGTCAGagtattgtttaaaaaacaagcaaacaaaaaactggCATGACAATTTCTGGCATCTTAAAGCTGGGAGTAATCTATAGAGTAGAGAGAAATCTGGAACAGGCcaaaaaaaggcagaatttgaaaatgcagctctcccctctctgaaCCCTGTTGACTGTTTCGCCGGGAGGAGAGTGAACAGCAGCTTGGGAGACTGAGCTTCAATCTACGGCTGTAGCGGGTCGaattcagccagtgcaaaccccccAGCGCCAGGTCTAACTTCTGTAAGTGCAACAACAGAAATTTTGCTGATCTGTTGGTATATCTGGGCTGTCCAGTCGCCCTGAGCTGGAGTTCACACTGGCTGGATTGGGGTCGCTGGTGCTGCTGACTGGAGGATCCGTCTCTGGAGCTGCTACCCGCTCTCCTCCTGGTGAGGCGGTCTGTAACAGTTGGCTCTGGTTAGCAGAAAGccaaactattagcaacattgaAACACTCTGCCAATATTGTCTAACTTAATTTATTGTCAGACTGTCTTTTTGATGAGGCCATCGTCCTTTTTGGGGTGCTCTGcagtagggatgtaacgatatggaaaatttgatatctcgattgtagtgaccaaattatcacgGTAAACGATAAtattgcgtttttttttttaagtgctgtaaaatgtccaaaaaatagatacattgaaataatatcactaaatcttgtaacttccgtatcatactaaaatgttaacagccaaaatcttatattgaaatgaaactttcacattaagggaagggattggcacagcaacagaaagatttattttaaatgaacaaaatatgtaaacaaattacaggagcaaagcttatttgtctggtgcattttaacagtcagcaaaatatgtaaacaattagGAACAAAACTTGTTCCTCAGGAAAATTTGTGCAAGTAATAGTGCAACTTCAGATAactttgaataaaataaactttaaaccttaaataaacataaatgtgcaaataaataaacaggcaCTTAACAACTTAAGAGTTGCAATACCATGTAAACAAGTCCAAACATTCAAGTATTGAGAGAACTTCACTGATTGATTGTTCTGTCCCAGATCAAGACATAATATAGGCTGACTGCTGACCTTGCTccgctcagtgttttcagctctgtttcgttttgaaacacttagcaacatagctgctaatacggctattagctactcagctagtattagctcctaAGTGTCTTAAACGAAAACGGAAAACCTAGTCGCAGTTTCGGGGGACAGATACGGCTCAAATGTCCTGTATACGTCGAGAGTTACACATTATGACACTCTTAGTAAAACCgaagtccctcacacaataactgaaatttgcatagcataacttgcattggctgtaaagctgtggacgatggtcacggagatgagccagcagatttgtagtgttgctaccctttgcagcaactttctttctgcatgttctgcacacaaGATAGctgtcctccaccagctgtcccttggcattcttcagaaacccaaagtacgcccagaccatttgtagaacagccaataggaacgccctctctctgaaatgacctgtgtttggccaaagtctcccagGCTGTATTTTCTAGAGTTTGAAAACGgggccaagaggaggtgcagaggtCTACTTTTTTTgtcagaccacttgaattacaatgtgctcaaagtttattatgagatttttgcccagtgaccTAAAATCAAagtgcctaccccagctttaaggtGACATTGTCAAAGCAGTGTCTGACCAACATCTGTGGTTTGACCATAAATACAATTTgcagtgacaggaaacacagaagATCAGCAGATTCTCACAGTAGAGTAATGTTCGGCATCTctgctgcctttaaatcaaTAATCAGAATTGTTGATGATTAACTGTCTGTCCACACTTACTGTTTCAGCTTTAAGTAAGACCTTCATGTACTGCTGAGGAAGAAAgtcctgtctgtcctctttgtattttaattgtgtttcaGATACTTCACATTTGGCAGCATGTATTCTTTGTAATAAGATACTTAACAACAACAATGTGTTTGTATACTCAGGACCAGTGTTAATTCCCCCGAGCCCTTCCTGTAGAATTAATGTCTCCTGACTGTCGTCTCCCTAGGTGTTGCCTAACAGGACGCATCCTGTGCTGCTGATGAGCGGGGGCGGGGGCTACCTCCTCTCAGGAACAACGGTCGCCACAGACCGCTCCAAACCCGCAGGCTCCCAGCAAGCGGAGGAACCAGCACCAAAGAGACTGAAACTGACAGACACTGAAGGATAAACAAATACAGAAGCATCAAATGTTTTAAGGGCACATTACCGACGGCCTGTAGGGATTCTTCCTCCAGCATCGACTCCTCTTTCTGCTGAACTGATTTGACACATCTGGAATAAAGGGAGACGGGAGTGTCTGGTCTGCATTCATCAGGGCACTTTGCTCCCGTCTCGTGTGTTCAGATCAGCGCAGATGAAGGCGTGATGCTGAGGAGTAAACTACAAGCCAGTAGGAGCTCAGTGTACGTGTTACGTAAGGAACTGCTGAAGTAATTTTGGTGTGTTGAGAGTAAGTGACAAATTTGTGTCTTATGCCTCGAGAccaggtgtttgtttttttccagttaaTGCTCTTCAGCTTCTAGGTtgtaacttttttattttgttattccTGCAGAAAGTGCCATTTGTTATATGATCCAGTTGCTAATGCAGCCTCACTGCAGGTACATCTGTATCTGCACAGAATTAAAAAGAACTACTAAACCATCCAATGTGTGAACTCTTGTTTTTACTCATCAAGAAATAATTGGAGATATTTGCTTGGTCCCAGAATAACTTCTTTTATTGAGTGCAGAATTCTTCAGAACACAGTTTTAATAATTTAtctcattatatatatatatatattataatctCATATTTTCTATATAAACATCAAAACCATTCCCATGCGGCTTAATTCGATAACatcaaaatatcacaaatacGATCATAAACAAGttgataaaatgttttcagcaagGCTCCAGtcagttttttgtctttttttttttaacactgtaaGCACATTAAATTGGCTGACATATAGTAAGACAGCAGCTTTATCCACTGACAGTGTCTTGAAATGGTGTCCGTGCTGGGTTATGCACTATTGTCATGCAATTTGGTGGCGATTTTCTGCAACTCTGCGTCCAtcgctgcgaggttttccagctCTTTCTCCTGAAAACGAGATTAATACATCAGGTTATATTGTGACATCCAAAATCTGTTTGTTGACCATTAATGGAATTGAAATCAGGATTAAATTATGATAAAATGGGCTTGTTTACCCAAGCCTGCAAAACAAAATCTGACTAAATTGGTCATTTAGGTTAAACATTGCCTCATTATCTCTGGAGTCGCAGCGCTGAtatccctccacctcctcctccctgatTTGTTTTTCTACTTTAAACTCTGTGACAAGATAGCGAGGCCTCCACAGGCTGTCGCTTTCTTTCTTTAATGGGCGTATTATGACTTTGATTGCTCTGGGAGGCTATAATCACAAGGTTCTTAGTGTGATTACTGCAGCAGTCATAAAAAGCCGATATGGAAgtgtaaaaggaaaaaataggGGACAAGTGTTGAAGAGAGATGCCGTGAAGAAGAACTAATTTGAACAAGGCAGTAAAAAATTCACTCTAAGTGTTCCAGAGTTGAGGAACAAGTCACTGCACATGAATATACTGGTTGCATTTCTCCTTCATGTATTTGGGACGTGCACACGAGGGACAGTTCTCGATGTGCATTTGCACAGATGCATATTCACGGATGCTCCGTGGTTCTGAAGGCTAAATCCTGACATCTCCATGTAGACTGGAGATTTCCATAATGAGCCTGGCTGCGTTTCCCCCCAGTGAAACAGTGCGGTGGTGGAGACGCTTGATGTGCTTCATGGCTTTACTGGGTCAGCTAAATATAtagggggatttttttttctatggaAACACCAGCAGTGCAAAGCGTTTTACGTTGTACATGACATCTgatttaaaacatacaaataagcTATTCTCAAGACCTGTCAGAATAGTTTGAAGGAATTTAACTGTGGTTTTGTTGTTCTGGAGTCCTCTTCCAATAAGTTTGAGCATCGAACACTTATTTTGTGCATCCTGGTGAATTTTAATACTCAAATttctgccttttctgcatcCAATTATGGTGTCTATGTCTTTActttcagaaaaataaaagtcctctgcgaccttcatgggttttttttgggtgggacagatgcacatgttctaaatactgaGAGCAACGTGTCCTCTGCCCACCTATCTGTGCAGCACAGTAAATAACAATATGATAACATAATGCGTTTTCACCTCAGAGGTCTAGTTAGAGGTTTAACAAAGTGAGCCCGACAGCAAATGTGTCTCCCCATCAGCCATAAAAGAGCTCCTTTTTTTAACAGTGAAAGAAAGCAGTTTTTACCTCCTGCGGGGTAAGTGCTCTCTGGTGCACAATCTTCTTTGGCTCCTCTTGATTAGAGTGGCTGGACAGCTGGTTTATCTTGTAGCTCAGCAACTTGGCCAGTTCGTCCATCTGAAGACATTGATTAGAAGCTGAATCAGATTATGTCTAAACCGTACAATGTAAGCCAAAAAAACTATCAGTAACTGATGAAAAAATAGAGTTTATTACTAAGAAAACTGATGGGTGCTTGGTCCATACTAATTAATATGCACACGCACGCTAAAAGGTTTTATATGCTAAGAAATTCTTAAAAAATGAGTGGATAACAAGATCAAATTTCCTCTGTCTTATACATGCAGGCAGAAAACAGGTCCATCACATAATGCTTGCCTTGTTTGAGGTTGCAGCGTGCTCGTCTGAATCCCTTTTGTACCATGCAGGATGGTAGAAACCTCTGAAAATCCAGGGATTGCGCTTCTCTGCCAGATAcctgaaaaacagccccaatTAGACACTGCTCTGCCAATACTTTTTATGTCAGCACGTGTACACAGCCAAAGGGGTTTGTTCATTTCTCGTACAGAATGTTCCCAATTGATCGGAGGCTGGTGTTACTGAACTCTGCAGTGTTTTGTGCCCCCAGGTGCAGAATACAAACTTGAATTAAAGAGTTTTCAGATAGAAGTACCTCATTGCTTCGTCCCCGTCCTTTGCTGGTTCTTCGTATTCCTCTGAATCACTTCTCTGCTCTTCGTCTTCTTCTGATGAGCCCCCGCCACGCTTGTGGTATTTCTTTTTATGGTGGTATCGGTGTGTTGGTTTCCATATGCGCTTTTCTATTTCCTCATCGTCCTGTCCGTGTCTTTTGTCGAGGCCCCAGGACTCCTGGCTGCGTTCCTCGTCCGGctcttctctttcctcctctgagAGCTCCTCATCACGCTTGTGTCTCCTCTGGTGGTGCCTTCCGGCCCTCCATTCTCTCTTATCTCTTCCGGTGTCAAAGTCCCAGTATTCCTGGCTACGTTCTTCATCAGGTTCTTCCCTGGCTTCCTCAGAGAGCTCCTCGTCACGCTTGTGTCTCCTCTGGTGGTGCCTTCCGGCCCTCCATTCTCTCTTGTCTCTTCCGGTGTCAAAGTCCCAGTATTCCTGGCTGCGTTCTTCATCAGGTTCTTCCCTGGCTTCCTCGGAAAGCTCTTCGTCACGCTTGTGTCTCCTCTGGTGGTGCCTTCCGGCCCTCCACTCTCTCTTGTCTCTTCCGGTGTCAAAGTCCCAGTATTCCTGGCTGCGTTCTTCATCAGGTTCTTCCCTGGCTTCCTCAGAGAGCTCCTCGTCACGCTTGTGTCTCCTCTGGTGGTGCCTTCCGGCCCTCCACTCTCTCTTGTCAACACCCCAGGATTCCTGGCTGCGCTCGCCATCTTCGTACTCTTCTGATGGTTCGTCGCCACGTTTGTGGAACTTCTTCTTGTGGTGGTAGCGATGTCTGGGCTTCCATATGCGCTTGGatctctcctcctcatcctcgtcACCGTGCCTTTTGTCAATGCCCCAGGACTCCTGGCTGCGTTCCTCGTCTGGctcttctctttcctcctccgAGAGCTCCTCATCACGCTTGTGTCTCCTCTGGTGGTACCTGCCGGCCCTCCATTCTCTCTTATCTCTTCCAGTATCGAAGTCCCAGTACTCTTGGCTGCGTTCTTCTTCTggctcctccctctcctcccctaaAGGTTCCTCGtctcttttgtgttttctttggtggTATCTTCCAGGTCTCCagttcctcttctctctctcgtcACCTTCCTCTTCTGATCTCTTCTCTATGGACGCCCAACTCTCCTGACTGCGCTcgttgtcttcttcttcctctccccgtttgtgtttcttttggtGATATTTGGGCCTCCAGCTGCTCCTCTTCTCCCGTTCTTCTTCTACTTCGTTCTCGTGTCTCTTCTCCTTTTCGTCACCCAGATTCCAGGACTCTTGGCTGCGTTCGTCCTCTGaggtttctcttttttcctcgaCGGATTTCAGAAGTGCCTCGATGTCTTTTACGTCTGCTCCCTTTGCCTCAGGCTGCTCAGCATGACCTTTGACCGCCTCTTCATGAACTACAATCCCCTCCCCGCTCTTCTTGTCCAGCGGGGCGTGTTTGATCCCTatgaaagaacaaaagaaagatCAAAAGAGGTGTAAAGATCGACTTATTATAGCTCTAAGACCTCAACCTTTAGGTCAGATCCCATCTTGTGTTTGATCATTTGATCAATAGCTCGTTTTATATGTAGGTTCAATTAAATAAACAGAAGGATAAgggttttaaagggacagttcaccccccaaaatgaaacatagatattgttcctcttacctgcagtgctatttatcagtctagattgttttggtgtggagatgtctgctttctctccagcagaatggaactagatgtcactcggcttgtggtgccaaaaaatacattcgaaaaactcaacagtaatgtctctttccaaataTCGTGACCAAGTTACTAAAGATAATCCgctgaccttgttgtgagcagtttcatgtagggactattttctttctgccaaactacaACAGCAGAGGCCCAGTTGATAACGGATGTTAAATTCTGATTGGAATGGCAATTGTTTTGATGAtcttttaaatgtctaacaacATTAGAAGTTCACCTTGTGTGGATGATAACATTATGATATTTTGCAGATGTTGGGTTTTGGCCTCCATAACTCACAACCAAGGCCCGTTATTCTACGTCAAGATGACGTTGGCATGACATGTTTAGAAGACGTTGGATTTTGGCCACTAAACAACACAACTGAAAACCAACAAAATGTCATTGTTGTCTGTCATCACTATTCTATGTCATTAGACgttgacattgaattttggtcaccaGACAACCAAagttcaaccaaatatcaacgtCTAACCACGTTGGTTGGCGAGCTgggcatctactgctagctcacctagcaccactgagctagccaaCATTACAGCTTAGCCAAGAAGGACGCCATTAACGTTTACATCTCACATTGTCgcaagcacgagcctctcatctGTGAGAAGATACACTCTTCCTTCTACGGcaatacggttggtgggtgtaaaTCGGTGGAGGGAAAATAgtatctgcatgaaactgctcacaacaaggcttgtggattatctt is part of the Epinephelus fuscoguttatus linkage group LG11, E.fuscoguttatus.final_Chr_v1 genome and encodes:
- the chgb gene encoding secretogranin-1, with product MYLHLAKMRLIFVAVAVAALLAENLALPVGKEGQREDVVTRCLVEVLSKALSKPDSQLDQECKNILQAGIKHAPLDKKSGEGIVVHEEAVKGHAEQPEAKGADVKDIEALLKSVEEKRETSEDERSQESWNLGDEKEKRHENEVEEEREKRSSWRPKYHQKKHKRGEEEEDNERSQESWASIEKRSEEEGDEREKRNWRPGRYHQRKHKRDEEPLGEEREEPEEERSQEYWDFDTGRDKREWRAGRYHQRRHKRDEELSEEEREEPDEERSQESWGIDKRHGDEDEEERSKRIWKPRHRYHHKKKFHKRGDEPSEEYEDGERSQESWGVDKREWRAGRHHQRRHKRDEELSEEAREEPDEERSQEYWDFDTGRDKREWRAGRHHQRRHKRDEELSEEAREEPDEERSQEYWDFDTGRDKREWRAGRHHQRRHKRDEELSEEAREEPDEERSQEYWDFDTGRDKREWRAGRHHQRRHKRDEELSEEEREEPDEERSQESWGLDKRHGQDDEEIEKRIWKPTHRYHHKKKYHKRGGGSSEEDEEQRSDSEEYEEPAKDGDEAMRYLAEKRNPWIFRGFYHPAWYKRDSDEHAATSNKMDELAKLLSYKINQLSSHSNQEEPKKIVHQRALTPQEEKELENLAAMDAELQKIATKLHDNSA